From a single Opisthocomus hoazin isolate bOpiHoa1 chromosome 6, bOpiHoa1.hap1, whole genome shotgun sequence genomic region:
- the LOC142361623 gene encoding phosphorylated adapter RNA export protein isoform X2 — protein MALEARGMEGDVEDGELSGSDSDMPGAGSPGGPRQKSHDGNDSGRPFQSSISSCAPSVTYRTTKSVDSSDESFSESDDDSCLWERKRQKCFNFPPAKSEPFQLSQNHQNQNALGGKKVNNIWGVVLQEQNQDAVATELGILGMDGSIDRSRQSETYNYLLAKKLMKEAQQKEAETLDKELDEYMHDDKKTLPVEEENGQGFLKRKRPVKDRLGERQEMKYKGRYDITEEDSEEKVADEIAYRLCEPKKDLIARVVKIIGKRKAIELLMETAEVEQNGGLFIVNGTRRRTPGGVYLNLLKNTPSIKEEQIKVAPAHSVNHHSILYWKLRNKST, from the exons ATGGCGCTGGAGGCGCGGGGGATGGAGGGCGACGTGGAGGACGGCGAGCTCTCCGGCTCGGACTCCGACATGCCCGGCGCCGGCTCCCCCGGCGGCCCGCggcag aaatcACATGATGGCaatgattccggcagaccattccagagcagcatttcatcgtgtgcaccgagtgttacttaccggacaaccaaaagtgtggattcaagtgatgaaagcttttctgaatctgatgatgacagctgtttgtgggaacgaaaacggcagaaatgtttcaacttTCCTCCTGctaaatctgagccttttcagcttagccagaaccaccaaaaccaaaatgcTCTAGGTGGCAAGAAGGTCAACAACATTtggggtgtggtgctccaggagcagaatcaggatgcagtggctactgaacTTGGGATTCTAGGtatggatggtagtattgacagaagcaggcagtctGAGACTTACAATTATTtgttggctaaaaagctgatgaaggaagctcagcaaaaggaggcagagactttagataaagaactggatgaatacatgcatgatgacaagaaaacattgccagtggaagaggaaaatgggcaaggttTTCTCAAACGGaagcggcctgtgaaagatagactgggtgaaagacaagaaatgaaatataaaggaaggtatgacataacagaagaagattcagaggaaaaagtggcagatgagattgcttatcg gctttgtgagccaaagaaggatttaattgcccgagtagtgaaaataattgggaagagaaaagctattgagcTGCttatggaaacagctgaagtggaacaaaatggtggactgttcatagtg AATGGCACTAGGAGAAGAACACCAGGGGGCGTTTATTTAAACCTGCTGAAGAACACTCCTAGCATCAAAGAAGAACAAATCAAG GTGGCTCCAGCTCACTCTGTAAACCATCATAGCATCTTGTACTGGAAATTGAGAAACAAATCAACATAA